Proteins from a genomic interval of Crassostrea angulata isolate pt1a10 chromosome 7, ASM2561291v2, whole genome shotgun sequence:
- the LOC128157196 gene encoding torsin-1A-like, with amino-acid sequence MNFVKLVMFYGVITYVSAIEPFSALGAIGTAVVAGLYTVFTPIKCQFKECCTSKWISLNTTALQEDLRRRLYGQHLVTDVIIKHLKSHMTKDPSKALTLSFHGGTGTGKNYVSKIIAESIYKEGMRSKYVHLISATKEFPHKDMVPLYKDKLRNLVESSVNECPQSLFIFDEIDKMPAGILDTLKPYFDFYEQLGGTDYRRAMFIFLSNTAGEDISKHALNNWRSKEFKREDIGLKEMEQIISTAAINSKTSGMYHSDIIYKHMITAYVPFLPMERKHIKECIKDLLVARNYYRREDIPEDKIRVIAQELNYYPADMEIFSVTGCKRVPEKVTYVMDEE; translated from the exons ATGAACTTCGTTAAACTAGTTATGTTTTATGGAGTAATTACTTATGTTTCAGCAATAGAACCCTTCTCTGCACTCGGGGCCATTGGAACAGCAGTAGTTGCTGGACTATACACAGTTTTTACACCAATTAAATGTCAATTTAAGGAATGCTGCACTTCAAAGTGGATAAGTCTGAATACAACAG cTCTCCAAGAAGATCTTAGAAGAAGACTCTATGGACAGCATTTGGTAACAGATGTTAtcattaaacatttgaaatcTCACATGACAAAAGACCCATCAAAAGCATTGACTCTTTCATTTCATGGAGGAACTGGAACTGGAAAAAACTATGTCAGTAAGATCATTGCTGAGAGCATATACAAGGAAGGAATGAGGAGTAAATATGTCCATTTAATCTCTGCAACCAAAGAATTCCCACATAAAGACATGGTTCCTTTGTACAAG GATAAACTGAGGAATTTAGTTGAAAGCAGTGTGAACGAGTGTCCACAGTccttatttatttttgacgaAATTGACAAGATGCCAGCAGGAATTCTTGACACTTTAAAGCCGTATTTTGACTTCTATGAACAACTTGGGGGCACTGATTACAGGAGggcaatgtttatttttctgag TAACACTGCTGGAGAAGACATATCAAAACATGCCTTGAACAATTGGCGTTCAAAAGAGTTCAAAAGAGAAGACATTGGACTCAAGGAAATGGAGCAAATCATCAGCACGGCTGCGATAAACAGCAAAACAA gTGGCATGTACCACAGTGATATAATATACAAACATATGATCACTGCCTATGTCCCATTTCTGCCAATGGAGAGGAAACACATCaaggaatgcataaaagatctCCTGGTTGCCAGAAATTATTACAGACGTGAGGACATTCCTGAGGACAAAATCAGAGTAATTGCACAGGAACTGAACTATTATCCAGCT
- the LOC128156026 gene encoding transmembrane protein 144-like isoform X1, translating into MTQKQFPTWLPIFCIILILFVTLSHATTASVTNQPVEVTFPTAFTSFVRVKDSNSSVNYTSEPTAEPTTTLSYTDFTTINVTTEAYNTTTVEVTTGDYTTAGTTGGTTAATSDNSTLPKYVGFISAGVAVFLYGSNFAPVKKFETGDGMFFQWILCGGALLVGIIVQVIRGTNHFYPLVMLGGLIWETGNICVVPIIKTIGMGLGLCIWGMTNLLSGWATSRFGWFGLTESTNIGDYTLNTVGVIVAVSSSIVFAFVKNNVTPIDLPTDTEPLLGGSPARQTYGTSGDSLYSNSNNHDQLVFNQRRSRGSINAESSDSEDSTFIDRLSPGSKRALGIVLSVFSGILYGQMFTPAIYLQDHGHSKNALDYVFACFCGIYSTSTVYFVIYIIFMKNKPKVYPKVILPGVISGLMWGGATAGWFVANQVLSPAIAFPIITTGPSIVASLWGIFIFHEIRGTRNICILLLGFVFVITGAVLTALSEK; encoded by the exons atgacccAGAAGCAATTCCCTACCTGGCTTCCAATTTTCTGTATAATTTTAATACTCTTTGTGACATTGAGCCATGCAACTACAGCAAGTGTTACAAATCAACCCGTCGAAGTGACTTTTCCAACAGCTTTTACAAGCTTTGTACGAGTCAAAGATTCTAACTCATCTGTGAACTACACCTCTGAGCCTACGGCTGAACCTACAACGACCCTTAGCTATACAGATTTTACCACAATAAACGTAACCACAGAAGCTTATAATACCACCACAGTGGAGGTAACTACAGGGGATTACACGACAGCAGGCACCACTGGAGGTACCACCGCAGCTACCAGTGACAATAGCACCTTGCCCAAATATGTAGGATTCATCAGTGCAGGGGTTGCTGTTTTTCTTTATGGAAGTAATTTTGCACCTGTCAAGAAGTTTGAAACTGGAGATG GGATGTTCTTTCAGTGGATTCTGTGTGGGGGTGCCCTTCTGGTAGGAATTATAGTACAGGTGATTCGTGGCACAAACCACTTCTACCCACTGGTAATGTTAGGTGGTTTAATATGGGAAACAG GCAATATTTGTGTTGTTCCGATCATCAAGACAATTGGCATGGGCCTCGGTCTGTGTATCTGGGGTATGACCAACCTTCTCAGTGGCTGGGCGACCAGCAG ATTTGGTTGGTTTGGTTTGACCGAGAGTACCAACATTGGAGATTACACGCTGAACACTGTGGGTGTCATTGTGGCTGTATCCAG CTCGATTGTATTTGCCTTTGTTAAGAATAACGTCACCCCAATTGACCTACCAACTGACACGGAACCTCTCCTGGGTGGCTCG CCTGCCAGACAAACCTATGGAACCTCTGGGGACTCCCTATACAGTAACTCAAACAATCACGATCAGTTGGTCTTTAATCAGAGAAGA tCAAGAGGAAGCATCAATGCTGAATCTTCCGATTCCGAGGACAGTACTTTTATAGACAGGTTGTCTCCTGGCAGCAAAAGAGCTCT AGGTATAGTGCTGTCTGTGTTCTCAGGGATCCTCTATGGTCAGATGTTTACACCGGCCATCTATCTCCAGGATCATGGTCACTCCAAAAACG CTTTGGACTATGTGTTTGCCTGTTTCTGTGGGATATACAGTACAAGCACAGTGTATTTTGTCATCTACATCATCTTCATGAAGAACAAGCCCAAGGTCTATCCCAAGGTCATCCTCCCAGGGGTGATCTCTGGTCTCATGTGGGGTGGGGCTACAGCCGGCTGGTTTGTAGCCAATCAGGTCCTGTCTCCCGCCATAGCATTTCCCATAATTACCACAGGACCTTCCATCGTTGCTTCACTATGGGGAATTTTTATATTCCATGAAATTAGG GGAACCAGAAACATTTGCATTTTACTGCTGGGCTTTGTTTTTGTGATAACTGGAGCTGTACTCACTGCACTATCTGAAAAATAG
- the LOC128156026 gene encoding transmembrane protein 144-like isoform X2 translates to MTQKQFPTWLPIFCIILILFVTLSHATTASVTNQPVEVTFPTAFTSFVRVKDSNSSVNYTSEPTAEPTTTLSYTDFTTINVTTEAYNTTTVEVTTGDYTTAGTTGGTTAATSDNSTLPKYVGFISAGVAVFLYGSNFAPVKKFETGDGMFFQWILCGGALLVGIIVQVIRGTNHFYPLVMLGGLIWETGNICVVPIIKTIGMGLGLCIWGMTNLLSGWATSRFGWFGLTESTNIGDYTLNTVGVIVAVSSSIVFAFVKNNVTPIDLPTDTEPLLGGSSRGSINAESSDSEDSTFIDRLSPGSKRALGIVLSVFSGILYGQMFTPAIYLQDHGHSKNALDYVFACFCGIYSTSTVYFVIYIIFMKNKPKVYPKVILPGVISGLMWGGATAGWFVANQVLSPAIAFPIITTGPSIVASLWGIFIFHEIRGTRNICILLLGFVFVITGAVLTALSEK, encoded by the exons atgacccAGAAGCAATTCCCTACCTGGCTTCCAATTTTCTGTATAATTTTAATACTCTTTGTGACATTGAGCCATGCAACTACAGCAAGTGTTACAAATCAACCCGTCGAAGTGACTTTTCCAACAGCTTTTACAAGCTTTGTACGAGTCAAAGATTCTAACTCATCTGTGAACTACACCTCTGAGCCTACGGCTGAACCTACAACGACCCTTAGCTATACAGATTTTACCACAATAAACGTAACCACAGAAGCTTATAATACCACCACAGTGGAGGTAACTACAGGGGATTACACGACAGCAGGCACCACTGGAGGTACCACCGCAGCTACCAGTGACAATAGCACCTTGCCCAAATATGTAGGATTCATCAGTGCAGGGGTTGCTGTTTTTCTTTATGGAAGTAATTTTGCACCTGTCAAGAAGTTTGAAACTGGAGATG GGATGTTCTTTCAGTGGATTCTGTGTGGGGGTGCCCTTCTGGTAGGAATTATAGTACAGGTGATTCGTGGCACAAACCACTTCTACCCACTGGTAATGTTAGGTGGTTTAATATGGGAAACAG GCAATATTTGTGTTGTTCCGATCATCAAGACAATTGGCATGGGCCTCGGTCTGTGTATCTGGGGTATGACCAACCTTCTCAGTGGCTGGGCGACCAGCAG ATTTGGTTGGTTTGGTTTGACCGAGAGTACCAACATTGGAGATTACACGCTGAACACTGTGGGTGTCATTGTGGCTGTATCCAG CTCGATTGTATTTGCCTTTGTTAAGAATAACGTCACCCCAATTGACCTACCAACTGACACGGAACCTCTCCTGGGTGGCTCG tCAAGAGGAAGCATCAATGCTGAATCTTCCGATTCCGAGGACAGTACTTTTATAGACAGGTTGTCTCCTGGCAGCAAAAGAGCTCT AGGTATAGTGCTGTCTGTGTTCTCAGGGATCCTCTATGGTCAGATGTTTACACCGGCCATCTATCTCCAGGATCATGGTCACTCCAAAAACG CTTTGGACTATGTGTTTGCCTGTTTCTGTGGGATATACAGTACAAGCACAGTGTATTTTGTCATCTACATCATCTTCATGAAGAACAAGCCCAAGGTCTATCCCAAGGTCATCCTCCCAGGGGTGATCTCTGGTCTCATGTGGGGTGGGGCTACAGCCGGCTGGTTTGTAGCCAATCAGGTCCTGTCTCCCGCCATAGCATTTCCCATAATTACCACAGGACCTTCCATCGTTGCTTCACTATGGGGAATTTTTATATTCCATGAAATTAGG GGAACCAGAAACATTTGCATTTTACTGCTGGGCTTTGTTTTTGTGATAACTGGAGCTGTACTCACTGCACTATCTGAAAAATAG